The Paraburkholderia largidicola DNA segment TATCTGATGCTGGTCGGGCGCATCGGTCCGGAGCGCGCCGCGTACTGCACGGTGCTGTTCCCGTTCGTCGCGCTGGTGGTGTCGACGGTGTTCGAAGGCTACCGATGGTCGCCGCTTGCCGTCGTCGGACTCGTATTGGTGGTGGCGGGCAACCTCGTCGCGTTCGGCGTCACACAGCGGCTATTCGTGCGCCGTGCGCGAACTGTCTGATCCTTCAAGCTAATGCCAATTCGATTCGAATAAAAGCGGAAAAAATCGCTAAACGAATTATTTAAGGAGAAACGGTCGCGTTCTGATTTGAGAAGATAACAAGCACAATAAGTTTATTCCATGCGAATTGGGTATTAATTCGTACGGAATGGCAAATGCTCTTCGATAAGCACATCGATGAGATCTTTATCTGCATTTGCTAACGTTTTGCTTCTCGCAAGGACACGACCGTGAAAGTCTCGACCCGCCTCGCTGCCGCGCTGTTCACGCTTGGCAGCCTGATTCCCCTCGGCGCTGCTGCGCAATCGCAATTGACCTACACCACCTCGTGGATAGGCAATAGTTTTGGATTTGGCGACGGTAAATGGATGCAGCAAGACATTCAGGCAATTAACGTTGCGCCGGATGGCACCGTATTCACGAATTCGCCATGGGATGAAAGCGGAAGCGAAATAGCCGCCTATAAAAATGGCGACAAAATTGCAGTTGCCGGCGCGACGCACGGCTGGGGCGCGGCAGGCGGCGATGCGATAGCTTCGAATCACACCTACGTGTACGCGGCCATGTCGATCGGCAATCAGAACAATGGCCTGGTCGGCGCGGATTATCCGCCGAGCGGGCAGACGTGGTTCGGCATCACGCGCCGCTCGCTTGCGAACATCGCGGTAGGCGCGCCGTTCGACAGCGGCATCGGCAACAGCGCAAACGCAACGAAGAACAGCTTTCTGCGCGTGAACGCGGTCGCGACGGGCGCGGACGCGGGCATTCGCGGCCTCGCAGCGACGGACACCGAACTGTATGCGTCGGATACCTACGGCAATCAGATCGTCGTGTTCGACGCCAACACGATGCGACGTCTGCGCTCGTGGAATGTCGCGGCACCGGGACGCATCGCGCTCGATACCGACGCATCCCTCTGGGTGATGAGCGGCTTCGGCACGGGCAGCGTGAGCGTGCTGCACTATTCGTCGACGGGCGCGCCGTTGGCGGGCACGCTCGCGTTACCCGCCGGCACCGTGCCGACGGATCTCGCCATTTCCCCTGCGGGACAGATTCTCGTCGCCGACAACGGCCCGAAGCAGCAGGTCCTCGTCTACGACCGGTCGGCAAGTGGCGCGACCCGACTGACGGGCGCGCTCGGTACGCTATACGGCATCTTCCACGAACCGAAGGGCACGCCTGGCAACTGGCGCTTCAACGGCATCACGGGCATCGGCTTCGATCAGGCGGGCAACCTCTACGTCGCTCAGAACGGCGAAGGGCCGCGTCCGCTTGCGTCGGCGACGGTCGGACAGGGCGCGGTGCTGGAAAGCTACCGCTACGCGACACGCGGCTTCAACTGGCGGCTGCAAGGGCTCACGTTTGTCGACAGCGCGGCCTTCGATCCCGCGACGCCGAACATCGTCTACACCGGCTCCAAGCGCTTCACGATGGACTATGCGCAGCCGCCCGGCAGCGAATGGAAGTACGCGGGTTTCACGCTCAACCGTTTCGATTTCCCCGACGACCCGACCTTCCATCAGCCGCGCGGCGTGCGCGGCGAGCCGATGGTGCGGCGGATCAACGGCAAGCCGTATCTGTACACGCTCGACCCCGGCGCGCATTACCTGAACGTCTATCGTTTCGATGCCGCGCATGACGAAGTGGCGATTCCCTCCGGCCTGTTCGCGCAGAATCCGCTGCCGGGCAACTGGCCCGTCGGCCAGCCCACTTACGGCGAATGGATGTGGCGCGATACGAACGGCGACGGCCATGTCGACGCAAGCGAGATCACCGGCAATCCGTCGACGGGCAGCACGGTCGGCAACGGCTTCTGGTGGGTCGATACGCCGGGCAACGTGTGGCTCGCGACGCCAGCGAGCGGTATCCGCGAAACGCCGTTGCAGGGCTTCGACGGCGTGGGCAATCCGATCTACACGTACGAAAGCTCGAAGACGTTCCCGATGCCCGCGCCGTTCAATCGCATCGTGCGCATCGTCTATATCGCCGAAACGGACACGATGTATGTGTCCGGCTACACGAGCAGCCTGCCGTGGGACGCGACGCACTGGAAGGAAGCGGGCCGCATTCTCGTGCGCTACGACAACTGGAGTTCGGGCTCGCCCACGCCCGCTTATACGATCGCGCTGCCGTGGAATGCGAGCAGCAATCCGCAGGTCACGCCCGTCGGCGTCGCCGTGGCGGGCAACTATATCTTCGTCGCCGAGTTGTACACGCCGAAGGTCGACGTCTACGATGCGCGCTCGGGACAGATGGTCGGCTATATGACGCCGGGCGCCGCAGTCGGCAACACGACGGGATGGGTCGACGTGTATCTCGGCATCAGCGCAGTACGGCGCCCTAACGGCGAATATGTCGTGCTGCTCGAAGACGATGCGCGCGCGAAAATCCTGATGTATCGATGGACTCCCTGAACGCCGCGTGAACTCGGCTTGATCGTCGTCAGTCGAAAGAGACATGCCGCCCGTGCATGCCGTCTGTGCGAATGGACGGCTGCACACGATCGGTATATATATAACGATAGAACCCTTTGTTGACGAGCCATAACAGGAGCGACGATTCATCATGACGCCCGAAGATCCGGACAAGCAGCAAACTGGCGTTCAGCCGGACCTCGAACATCTCGACGCAGCCGTGTCGCATGTGAACGAAATGGTGTCGTCGGGCAACATCGCGGCGAGCGCGGCCCGCGGCATTCTCTATAGCCTGATCGAAACGCTCGGCACGCTGGTCGGCGACCCGGACCTGCCGGAACATGCGCGTTCCGGCTACGAAGGTCTGCTCGAAACGGCGCGTGAACTGCGGGTCAAAATCGATCACTGAACGTGTGCCGCGGTGCATGCGGCGGCGCTTTCGAGTACGCCGCATGCAGCCGTTTTCCTGACAGAAATCGGCACTGTCGCGCGACTGTGATACAAAGGGCGCTCGTTCCGACCTGCCCGTCTTCACCTGATGCTTTCTCCTTCCAACACGGCGCTGCTCGCGCTCGGCATCATCGTCGTGCTGATCACGCCTGGCCCGACCAACACGCTATTGGCAGCCGCTGGCCTGCGCCAGGGCGCGCGCCGCTCGCTGCCGCTGATCGGCGCGGAACTGGCCGGGTATCTCGTGTCGATTTCCGCGTGGGGCCGTTTTCTCGTGCACGCGGCGCATACGCTGCCGTGGCTGCCTTCGGTGCTGCGCATCGCGAGCGGTCTGTACATCGCGTGGCTGGCCGTCGACATGTGGCGCGCGGCCGTGGCGCTGCCCGACTCGGCGCAACCGGCCAACGGGCCGCGCGCGCTATTCGTCGCCACGCTGCTCAATCCGAAGGCATTGCTGTTCGCAGGCACGATCTTTCCGTCGATTGCATTCGAGAACCTCGCAACCTATGGCCTTGCGATGTCGCTGTTCGCGTGTTTGCTCGCGCCCATCGCGTTCGCGTGGATCTCGTTTGGCGCGGCGCTCGGCAGCGGCAAGCTCACATGGCTCGACCCGGTGAAGATGCAGCGCGCGGCGTCGATCGTGCTCGGGATGTTTTCCCTTTCGCTCGCGTGGGCTGCGTTGCATTGAACGCGTAGATAGCGCTTAGTCTTCGCCGGTTTCGAGCGAGGCTCTGAGTTCGTCGGGTGCGGAGGTGATCTGCAATTGCGGCGTGCCGTGCCAGTCTGCGCAACGCTGCAGCGCGCGGCGCAAATCCGACGTCAGCCGGCCGCTTACGCGCACGCCCGGTTCCAGATGCAGCGCCTTCAGTTCGAACACGCCGCTCGCGCGGTGCGCTTTCGCGTCGACACGGCCGATCAGCTTGCCGCGATTGAGGATGGGTAGCACGTAGTAGCCGTATTTGCGTTTCGGCGCGGGCACGTAGCATTCGATCACATAGTCGAAGTCGAACAGCGCGGCGGCGCGCTTGCGGTCCCAGACGACGGGATCGAATGGCGACAGCAGTGTCGTGACCGTCGACGCAATCTTGCCGTTTGCCGCATCGTCGATCATCGGCGTGAAGTCGCGATGCACGAAAGTCGGCTGCTTCCATCCTTCGACGCGCACAGGTGTCAGCTCGCCTTCGTCCGCCAGTTGATGGAGCGCGTCGGCGTAAGGGCGGCGCGGCATCCGGTAGTAATCCGCGACCCAGTCCGACCGCACGACACCCAGCGCGCGGCAACTGCGCCGCAGTAGTTCTTTCGCGACGGCATCGACGGGCTGCAGATGGCGTTTGTCGTTCCAATGCGGCAACACGCGCTCGGTCACGTCGTAGACACGCTGAAAATTGCGCCGCTCCGCGACCATCAACGCGCCGATCGCGAACAGCACTTCCAGATGCCGCTTCTGCGGTTTCCAGTCCCACCAGCCGTTGCTCTTGCCCGCTTCGCGCGCGAAGTCCGCCGAGCGCACGGGTCCTGTCGCGCGGATATGCGCGAGCAGATCGTCGATTTCGGCGCGGTACTGCGCGTGCCAGTCGGCAGCGTATTTCCAGCCCATGTCGCCGGGATCGAGCATCCGGTGCCGCATCAGGCCGTAGTCCTCGATGGGAAGAAAACACGCTTCGTGCGCCCAGTACTCGAACAGCTTGCCTTCGGCGAGATGCTCGTCGAGCCATTGCGGCTGATACGGTCCGAGACGGCTGAACAGCACGAGATAAGGACTGCGCGCGACGACATGGATCGTATCGATCTGCAATTGCGCCATTCGCCGGATGGCGTCGAGCACATCGGCTTTGGTCGCCTTGCGGCGCGGCGGGGAGAGCAGGCCTTGAGCGGCCAGATGCAGGGTGCGGGCGGCGGGTAAGGGCAGTGTGATCACGCGGTCGGCGTCGTAGCGGCGTTATAGCGATCCGGCAGGCGCAGCGTCGAGCGAAACCCGAGTCGCGCCTTACCAGGGGCGGCATGGCGGCTTGCCATGCCGGACGTGTCGCTACTGTAGCGTGATCGGCGCAAACGCACCGTCAGATGGCATTTGCCGTCGCGCGATGCGTTGCCCCTTTACCAGCGTCCGTGATGATGACGTCCTTCCCAGCCGCGATGACGGCCATGATCGTGCCAGCGCGGACCGCCGCCCCAGTAGCGGGGCCCGTAGCCACCATATCCGCCGTAATAGACGGGCGGCGGCGGTGCATAGACCACGGGAGGCGGCGCATAGTAGACGGGCGGCGGCGCGGCATAAACGGGCCCGCCCAGATACACGCCGACGCCGACATGCGCCGATGCGGCCGTCGATACGCATGCAGCGGCCAGTCCGATTGCCGCAAATACCATCGCACGTTTGATCATGCTGTTCTCCATCCGTCCCAAGCCGATTGCTAACTGAAGCCTGACTTGATCTTACGAAGTAGAAAGCATCACAGGTGCAAGCAGACGGTGGCTTATGTAACAACCAGTAAGCAGGCTGACGATTGGGGGAACAGGAGAGGCGACCGGCCTGCGCGGCGAAGCGCGCAGGCCGGTGCAAAAGCGGAAGTATCAGGCGCCGAGCGCGACGGTCGTTTCGCCCGCGAGTTGCGCGAGCATCTGATGGATTTGCGCGACGACCTGGGCGCCTTCACCGACAGCAGCCGCCACGCGCTTCGTCGATCCGGCGCGCGCATCGCCGATCGCGTACACGCCTTCGACTGACGTGTTCAGATCGCACGCCGAGTTTGCGCCCGTAATGACGAAGCCCTTCTTGTCCAGTTCGACGCCGCAGCTGCGCAGCCAGTCCGTATTCGGATCGGCGCCCGTGAACAGGAAAAGATGCCGCGAGTCGAAGCAGTCGCGTCCGTCCGCGCATGGGTTTTTCAGGCCGATCTGCTCGAGCCCGCCTTCGTTGCCTTCGAGCCAGCCGATCTCCGTATCCGGATACACGGTGACGTTCGGCAGCGACGCGATCCGGTCGATCAGATAGCGCGACATTGTGGCCTCGAAGCCGCTGCGGCGGATCAGCACGTGGATGTGCTTGGCATGCGAAGCCAGATAGACGATGCCCTGACCCGCCGAATTGCCGCCGCCGACGAGCACGATTTCCTCGCGCTTGCACAGTTTCGCCTCGACAGGCGACGCCCAGTAGTAAATGCCACGGCCGTCGAAGCGGTCGAGCCCGTCGATCTCGGGCCGACGATACACCGCGCCGCTCGCGATCACGATCGTCTGCGCGCGGATGCTGCCCTGGCACTGCAGTTCGAGCCGGTACGGACGTTCCTCGCAGTGCAGATGCTTGACCTTGACGGGAATCGCCACGTGCGCGCCGAACTTCTGCGCCTGCACGAACGCGCGGCCCGCGAGCGCCTGGCCCGAAATGCCCGTCGGAAAGCCGAGATAGTTCTCGATGCGCGAACTGGCGCCCGCCTGTCCGCCCGGCGCACGGCTGTCGAGCACGATCACCGACAGACCTTCCGAGGCCGCATATACGGCCGTCGCCAGCCCCGCCGGACCCGCGCCGACGATCGCCACATCGTAGACATGTTCCGAGTCGAGATCGGGGATCAGGCCGAGGCAGGTTGCCAGTTCCGGGTCGCTCGGATGACGCAGCACCGAGCCGTCGGGACAGATCACGAGCGGCATGTCCTCGGGACCGGCCGCGAACTGTTCGATGACGCGCAGCCCGTCTTCATCGCGCTCGTCGAGCACGGTATGCGGATGGCCGTTGCGCGCGAGGAACCCTTGCAGCGACACGAGCCGCCGGTCATTGCTCTTGCCGACGATGATCGGTCCGCCCGCGCCGCGCTCGATCAGCCCGACGCGGCGCAGAATCAGCGCGCGCATGATGCGCTCGCCGAGTTCAGCCTCTGCGACGATCAGTGCGCGCAGCCGCTCCGGCGAGATCAGCAGGGCTTCGACGTGTTCCAGCGCCATACCGTCGACGAGCGCCGGCTTGCCCGACAACTGGCCGACTTCGGCGAGGAACGAGCCTTGATGGTGTTCGTTGACGAGCAGTTCGCGCCCGAGCCCATCACGCTGGTAGACCTTGACCGAGCCTTTCAGCACCACGACCATGCCCGGACCGGTGGTGCCCGTAAGGAACAGCATCTCGCCCGCTTCGTAATTCCGCCTTTCGCCGAACTTGCACAGCCGCTTGATTTCCTCGGGCTGGAGTATGGGAAACATCTGGTGACGCCGTGTCGAAAGCGTCGAGAACGGCGCCTCGTTGACGGCGGCGCGTTGAGCGTCTTCACCCTCTCGCGTTACACCCATCGAATATGCTCCTTGCTTTGCCGCACGCCTGATGCGGCATGCAGCCAATGTCGGTCAGACTGTCTTCGGCGTGATGCCGATATCCAGCGTCGGCTCTGGCTCGTCGGCGAGCGGTTCGAGCTGGCGGCCCGCATCGCGCCACGCATCGAGGCCGCCGCGCAACGGAATCACGTCCTTGAAGCCGGCATCCGCCAATTGCTTCGCCATCCATGCCGCCGACACCTCGTTCGGGCACGAGCAATAGATCACCAGCTTCTGGTCGTGCGGATATTTCGCGACGATTTCCTCGAGCTGGCGCTCATCCGCGAACACCGAGCCGGGAATCACGAAAGGATCCAGCGCGCGCTTTTCTTCCGAGCGGATGTCGAATAGAACGGGCGTGCGCTTGTCCAGCATCAGGTCGTACAGCTCGTCGACGTCCATGCGTGCCGTTGCGAGCTTCTTGATCAGCTGACGACGCCTGTACCAGCGGTACGCGCAGTAGATGGCCAGCAGCACCACGACGACCACGGCCGTCATCTTGCCCAGACGGCTCGCGCCGGCGAACAGCATGTCGATCTGCTGCGCGAACACGACGCCGAGCCCGAGGCCGAGGCCCGACCAGAGCGTCGCGCCGATGCTGTCGTAGGCGAGGAACATGCGGTAAGGCGTACCCATCGCGCCCGCCATCGGAATGGAGACGATCGACAGGCCCGGCACGAACTTCGCGACGGCCAGCACGCGCACGCCCCAGCGGCCGAAGAAACGCTCGGTCTTTTTCACGCAGGTATCGCGCGACAGCGACAGCTTGCAGAGCGTCTTCAGCGTGTTGCCGCCGTAGATGCGGCCCGCTGCGAACCACGCGCTGTCGCCGATCAGCGTGGCGAATACCGCGAGCACCAGCACGGGCAGCACTTGCGCGCCGACCGAACCGGGATGCATCGCGGCCATCGCGCCGAACAGCACGAGGGACGGCATCGCGGGCACGGGCAGCCCGATGGATGCGGCAAGCACATTGACGAATACGATAGCAGGCCCGTACTGCTCGACGAGATCATGTAGCATCGGCTTACTTTCGTGACCGTTTCGGCCTCGAAGACGACTGGAAGTGACTAAAAGATTATGGACGCATTTTCAACGCGTGCAAGAGAGGTGCGTTTTGCGTCCGGATATTGCCGACGTGCGGGAAAAGCGCCTGACGCCTCGGTCTTCGGCGGAAAGGCTTTGGTGCGTCCGATGAACGTCATGCGACGTCCGTCGAGGCGTCAAAGATGATGGTGACTGCGCAAAAAACAAGAGGCGCGGCGCCTGATTCGACCTGCGCCGCGCACGCTTCGTATGGCTATTGATGACTGCAGTGAATTATTGACGGTGGTTATGCTGCTCGCCCGGTAGTTCGGCGCCATGCGCACGGATGGCTGCGATCAGTTCCGCAGGCGTAATTTCATAACGCACTTCGCGGTGAATGCCCGGCTTGCGTTCATCGACTTCGATCAGAAGTATGCCTTTCCCGTCTTCTGTCGATTCGAGGCGCAGTGAGCGCAGTTCGCGACCCGTT contains these protein-coding regions:
- a CDS encoding LysE family translocator, translated to MLSPSNTALLALGIIVVLITPGPTNTLLAAAGLRQGARRSLPLIGAELAGYLVSISAWGRFLVHAAHTLPWLPSVLRIASGLYIAWLAVDMWRAAVALPDSAQPANGPRALFVATLLNPKALLFAGTIFPSIAFENLATYGLAMSLFACLLAPIAFAWISFGAALGSGKLTWLDPVKMQRAASIVLGMFSLSLAWAALH
- a CDS encoding winged helix-turn-helix domain-containing protein — encoded protein: MITLPLPAARTLHLAAQGLLSPPRRKATKADVLDAIRRMAQLQIDTIHVVARSPYLVLFSRLGPYQPQWLDEHLAEGKLFEYWAHEACFLPIEDYGLMRHRMLDPGDMGWKYAADWHAQYRAEIDDLLAHIRATGPVRSADFAREAGKSNGWWDWKPQKRHLEVLFAIGALMVAERRNFQRVYDVTERVLPHWNDKRHLQPVDAVAKELLRRSCRALGVVRSDWVADYYRMPRRPYADALHQLADEGELTPVRVEGWKQPTFVHRDFTPMIDDAANGKIASTVTTLLSPFDPVVWDRKRAAALFDFDYVIECYVPAPKRKYGYYVLPILNRGKLIGRVDAKAHRASGVFELKALHLEPGVRVSGRLTSDLRRALQRCADWHGTPQLQITSAPDELRASLETGED
- a CDS encoding FAD-dependent oxidoreductase; this encodes MGVTREGEDAQRAAVNEAPFSTLSTRRHQMFPILQPEEIKRLCKFGERRNYEAGEMLFLTGTTGPGMVVVLKGSVKVYQRDGLGRELLVNEHHQGSFLAEVGQLSGKPALVDGMALEHVEALLISPERLRALIVAEAELGERIMRALILRRVGLIERGAGGPIIVGKSNDRRLVSLQGFLARNGHPHTVLDERDEDGLRVIEQFAAGPEDMPLVICPDGSVLRHPSDPELATCLGLIPDLDSEHVYDVAIVGAGPAGLATAVYAASEGLSVIVLDSRAPGGQAGASSRIENYLGFPTGISGQALAGRAFVQAQKFGAHVAIPVKVKHLHCEERPYRLELQCQGSIRAQTIVIASGAVYRRPEIDGLDRFDGRGIYYWASPVEAKLCKREEIVLVGGGNSAGQGIVYLASHAKHIHVLIRRSGFEATMSRYLIDRIASLPNVTVYPDTEIGWLEGNEGGLEQIGLKNPCADGRDCFDSRHLFLFTGADPNTDWLRSCGVELDKKGFVITGANSACDLNTSVEGVYAIGDARAGSTKRVAAAVGEGAQVVAQIHQMLAQLAGETTVALGA
- a CDS encoding DedA family protein/thiosulfate sulfurtransferase GlpE; the protein is MLHDLVEQYGPAIVFVNVLAASIGLPVPAMPSLVLFGAMAAMHPGSVGAQVLPVLVLAVFATLIGDSAWFAAGRIYGGNTLKTLCKLSLSRDTCVKKTERFFGRWGVRVLAVAKFVPGLSIVSIPMAGAMGTPYRMFLAYDSIGATLWSGLGLGLGVVFAQQIDMLFAGASRLGKMTAVVVVVLLAIYCAYRWYRRRQLIKKLATARMDVDELYDLMLDKRTPVLFDIRSEEKRALDPFVIPGSVFADERQLEEIVAKYPHDQKLVIYCSCPNEVSAAWMAKQLADAGFKDVIPLRGGLDAWRDAGRQLEPLADEPEPTLDIGITPKTV